One stretch of Tenacibaculum sp. MAR_2010_89 DNA includes these proteins:
- a CDS encoding fibronectin type III domain-containing protein has protein sequence MKKNYLRAFVLSSVLLGTSYQVQSQNKREVESIRKNYDLGKLQKIEKAYQKKALSKKQRAFKIAKQKGWDTTIYKKDGTFMELQEVVNGQPIYYTTFNVDAAKSTRTNHLHNGGSLGLNLLGQGMKAYVWDGGVPNKDHQEYDGAGGNNRVSVGDSSSTLNFHAEHVTATIVASGKVAKAKGMAPHATAIGNDWNNDKAEALKEVAKGMLVSNHSYGYGARQIPDYYFGAYITVAREWDEVMFNAPNYLMVVAAGNDGEDDSSNAKPLDGKSAYDKLSGHSTAKNNLVVANAQDANVDTSGKLISVSIHSSSSEGPTDDLRIKPDITGNGSGVYSATHFPSYDKATGQNKSDGKITDDYVDMTGTSMSAPNVTGSLLLLQQHYKNKNNGSFMKAATLKGLALHTADDAGSKGPDAIFGWGLLNAKAAAEVITKRGKETQIKELTLASGKTYTLTVESDGKSPLLASISWTDRPGTATEKANQSTAVLVNDLDLKITKNGTTYSPWRLTGVTTNGKGDNKVDPYERVDVVNASGTYTITVSHKGTLTGNSQNYSLIVTGLKGAPIVCNATVPTNVVANNITNTEAKIEWSAVAGAKYNVGYRKSGTTNWTTKEATTNNYKIVGLTAETKYDVQVRSKCATKNSAYSSVINFTTKAAPVKDTQAPTAPASLKATNIEQTTLTLNWTASTDNVAVTGYDVYQGTTKLGIATNTSYNVTSLTANTAYQFSVKAKDAAGNVSDSSNKLSVTTKKDAAEKDTQAPTAPSNLASAKVEKTTLTLNWTASTDNVAVTSYDVYQGTNKIGTTIATTYNVSGLTADTFYEFSVKAKDAAGNISDSSNEIFEFTKGDWGDDWGEFSINSGTSSDITVFPNPATNFLNIKIPSLLNAKYRVLNVTGIVVKSGQATKSINISKLPKGIYFFEFKNKKEHHIIKFIKE, from the coding sequence ATGAAAAAAAACTATTTAAGGGCTTTTGTCCTTTCGTCGGTTCTTTTAGGAACTAGTTATCAAGTACAATCGCAAAACAAAAGAGAAGTAGAATCTATACGTAAAAATTACGATTTAGGGAAACTTCAAAAAATCGAGAAAGCCTATCAGAAAAAAGCTCTATCAAAAAAACAAAGAGCTTTTAAAATAGCCAAACAAAAAGGATGGGATACTACTATCTATAAGAAGGATGGTACATTTATGGAGCTTCAAGAAGTTGTAAATGGGCAACCAATTTACTATACAACTTTTAATGTTGATGCAGCAAAATCAACAAGAACAAACCATTTACATAACGGAGGTTCATTAGGATTAAACTTACTAGGACAAGGAATGAAAGCGTATGTATGGGATGGTGGAGTACCAAACAAAGATCACCAAGAGTATGATGGAGCAGGAGGAAATAACAGAGTATCTGTTGGTGACAGTTCATCTACACTTAACTTCCATGCTGAACACGTAACAGCTACAATTGTAGCCTCTGGTAAAGTAGCAAAAGCAAAAGGGATGGCACCACATGCAACTGCAATAGGAAATGACTGGAATAACGATAAAGCTGAAGCACTTAAGGAGGTTGCAAAAGGAATGCTTGTTTCTAACCACTCTTATGGTTATGGAGCACGACAAATTCCAGATTACTATTTTGGAGCATATATTACAGTTGCTCGTGAATGGGATGAAGTAATGTTTAACGCACCAAATTATTTAATGGTAGTAGCAGCGGGTAATGATGGAGAAGATGATAGTTCTAATGCTAAACCATTAGATGGAAAATCAGCTTATGATAAATTATCAGGACATTCAACAGCTAAGAATAATTTAGTAGTAGCAAATGCACAAGATGCAAATGTTGATACAAGCGGAAAATTAATCTCAGTATCAATTCATAGTTCAAGTAGTGAAGGACCAACGGATGATTTACGTATTAAGCCAGATATTACAGGTAACGGATCAGGAGTATATTCAGCTACTCACTTCCCTAGTTATGATAAAGCAACAGGGCAAAATAAAAGCGATGGCAAAATAACAGATGATTATGTTGATATGACAGGAACATCAATGTCAGCACCAAATGTAACTGGTTCTTTATTATTATTACAACAACATTACAAAAACAAAAACAACGGAAGCTTTATGAAAGCAGCTACCTTAAAAGGATTAGCATTACATACAGCAGACGATGCAGGTTCAAAAGGACCAGATGCAATTTTTGGATGGGGATTATTAAATGCTAAAGCTGCAGCTGAAGTAATTACTAAAAGAGGTAAAGAAACACAAATCAAAGAATTAACATTAGCTTCGGGAAAGACATATACGTTAACTGTTGAGTCTGATGGTAAAAGTCCTTTATTGGCTTCTATATCATGGACAGACAGACCAGGTACTGCTACGGAAAAAGCGAACCAATCAACAGCTGTTTTAGTGAACGATTTAGATTTAAAAATCACTAAAAATGGAACAACTTATAGTCCTTGGAGATTAACAGGAGTAACAACAAACGGAAAAGGAGACAATAAAGTAGATCCTTACGAAAGAGTAGATGTTGTAAATGCATCAGGTACATATACAATTACGGTATCTCATAAAGGAACATTAACAGGTAATAGCCAAAACTATTCTTTAATTGTAACAGGGTTAAAAGGAGCCCCGATTGTTTGTAATGCTACTGTACCAACAAATGTAGTTGCTAATAATATAACAAATACTGAAGCTAAAATTGAATGGTCTGCTGTAGCAGGAGCTAAGTATAATGTGGGGTACCGTAAATCAGGTACTACAAACTGGACAACTAAAGAAGCAACGACAAACAATTATAAAATTGTAGGTTTAACAGCTGAAACTAAATACGATGTTCAAGTACGTAGTAAATGTGCTACTAAGAATTCAGCATATAGTTCAGTAATTAACTTTACAACGAAGGCTGCTCCAGTTAAAGACACTCAAGCACCAACAGCTCCAGCAAGCTTAAAAGCAACTAATATTGAGCAAACTACATTAACATTAAACTGGACAGCTTCAACTGATAATGTTGCTGTAACAGGATACGATGTGTACCAAGGAACTACTAAGTTAGGAATTGCAACAAATACTTCGTATAATGTAACAAGTTTAACAGCAAATACAGCTTATCAATTTTCTGTAAAAGCAAAAGATGCGGCAGGTAATGTTTCTGACAGCAGTAACAAATTAAGTGTAACAACTAAAAAAGATGCGGCTGAAAAAGATACTCAAGCACCTACAGCACCATCTAATTTAGCATCAGCAAAAGTTGAAAAAACAACATTAACTTTAAATTGGACAGCTTCTACAGATAACGTAGCAGTAACAAGTTATGATGTATATCAAGGTACGAATAAAATAGGCACAACAATAGCTACTACTTATAACGTTTCTGGTTTAACAGCAGATACATTTTACGAATTCTCTGTAAAAGCAAAAGATGCAGCAGGTAATATTTCTGACAGTAGTAACGAAATTTTTGAATTTACCAAAGGTGACTGGGGAGATGACTGGGGAGAGTTTTCGATAAACAGTGGTACTTCTTCTGATATTACAGTTTTTCCAAATCCTGCAACTAACTTTTTAAACATTAAAATTCCATCACTATTAAATGCAAAGTATCGTGTTTTAAATGTAACGGGGATAGTAGTTAAATCAGGACAGGCAACTAAAAGTATTAATATATCAAAACTACCTAAAGGAATTTACTTTTTTGAATTTAAAAACAAAAAAGAACACCATATAATAAAATTCATAAAAGAGTAG
- the aspS gene encoding aspartate--tRNA ligase — MYRTHTCGELRASHINTEVTLSGWVQKSRDKGFMIWVDLRDRYGITQLIFDEERTSKELMEKAKTLGREFVVQVTGTVIERQSKNSNINTGDVEVLVATLEVLNEAKLPPFTIEDETDGGEDIRMKYRYLDIRRNPVKDSLIFRSKVSMEVRKYLSDKGFIDVETPYLIKSTPEGARDFLVPSRMNAGQFYALPQSPQTFKQLLMVGGMDKYFQIVKCFRDEDLRADRQPEFTQIDCEMAFVEQEDILEIFEGMTRHLLKEINGVEVDKFPRMLFDDAMRLYGNDKPDIRFGMEFGELNKVAQHKEFKVFNDAELVVGIAVPGGASYTRKEIDKLIDWVRRPQVGALGMVYVKCNEDGSFKSSVDKFYNQEDLAKWAETTGAKAGDLICILSGNTTKVRAQLSALRMEMAERLGLRKPNEFAPLWVIDFPLLELDEETGHYHAMHHPFTSPKPGQLEMLDTDPGAVKANAYDLVLNGNEIGGGSIRIHDKETQAIMFKHLGFSEEEAKEQFGFLMDAFEYGAPPHGGLAFGLDRLVAILGGQETIRDFIAFPKNNSGRDVMIDAPATLNDEQLEELSIKLNVKE, encoded by the coding sequence ATGTACAGAACGCATACTTGTGGCGAGTTAAGAGCATCGCACATTAATACTGAAGTAACCCTTTCTGGTTGGGTACAAAAATCACGTGATAAAGGATTTATGATTTGGGTAGATTTGCGTGATCGTTACGGAATTACACAGTTAATTTTCGATGAAGAACGTACTTCTAAAGAGTTAATGGAGAAGGCTAAAACTTTAGGTCGTGAGTTTGTAGTACAAGTTACAGGAACAGTAATTGAGCGTCAATCTAAAAATTCAAATATAAATACTGGTGATGTTGAAGTATTAGTTGCTACATTAGAAGTATTAAATGAAGCTAAATTACCTCCTTTTACTATTGAAGATGAAACAGATGGTGGAGAAGATATTAGAATGAAATATCGTTATTTAGATATTCGTCGTAACCCAGTTAAAGACAGCTTAATTTTCCGTTCAAAAGTATCAATGGAAGTTCGTAAGTATTTATCTGACAAAGGATTTATAGATGTTGAAACTCCATATTTAATAAAGTCTACTCCAGAAGGAGCACGCGATTTCTTAGTTCCTTCACGTATGAATGCTGGTCAATTTTACGCTTTACCACAATCACCTCAAACCTTTAAGCAATTGCTAATGGTAGGTGGAATGGATAAATACTTTCAAATAGTAAAGTGTTTTAGAGATGAAGATTTACGTGCTGATCGTCAACCAGAGTTTACACAAATAGACTGTGAAATGGCTTTTGTTGAACAAGAAGATATTTTAGAGATTTTTGAAGGAATGACACGTCATTTACTAAAAGAGATTAATGGTGTTGAGGTTGATAAATTCCCACGAATGTTGTTTGATGATGCAATGCGTTTGTATGGAAACGACAAACCAGACATTCGTTTTGGAATGGAGTTTGGTGAATTAAATAAGGTTGCTCAACATAAAGAATTTAAAGTATTTAATGATGCTGAATTAGTGGTTGGTATTGCCGTTCCTGGTGGAGCATCATACACACGTAAAGAAATTGATAAATTAATTGATTGGGTAAGGCGTCCGCAAGTAGGAGCTTTAGGAATGGTATATGTAAAATGCAACGAGGATGGCTCTTTTAAATCATCTGTAGATAAGTTTTATAACCAAGAAGATTTAGCTAAATGGGCTGAAACTACTGGAGCTAAAGCAGGAGATTTAATCTGTATTTTATCTGGTAATACTACTAAAGTAAGAGCACAATTAAGTGCCTTACGTATGGAAATGGCAGAACGTTTAGGTTTACGTAAACCAAACGAATTTGCACCTTTATGGGTAATTGATTTTCCTTTATTAGAACTAGACGAAGAGACTGGGCATTATCATGCAATGCATCACCCATTTACATCGCCAAAACCAGGTCAGTTAGAAATGTTAGATACTGATCCAGGAGCAGTGAAAGCAAATGCATACGATTTGGTGTTAAATGGAAATGAAATTGGAGGAGGATCTATTCGTATTCACGATAAGGAAACTCAAGCAATTATGTTTAAGCACCTAGGATTTTCTGAAGAAGAAGCTAAAGAACAGTTTGGTTTCTTAATGGATGCTTTTGAATATGGAGCACCTCCACATGGTGGTTTAGCTTTCGGTTTAGATCGTTTGGTTGCTATTTTAGGAGGACAAGAAACTATTCGTGATTTTATTGCTTTTCCAAAAAACAATTCTGGTCGTGATGTAATGATTGATGCACCAGCTACATTGAATGATGAACAGTTAGAAGAGTTAAGTATTAAACTTAATGTAAAAGAATAA
- a CDS encoding HopJ type III effector protein has translation MTLESFIKKLKNTPSQIVFSETISTIEALYNFNASAFTNGNLQNSKTENLGSSKVLAFGMKQQFTKEETLACFGQYYFKDVLENPNGTDHQNIRNFMNTGFEGVSFEDEVLTKKN, from the coding sequence ATGACTTTAGAATCTTTTATAAAAAAACTAAAAAACACACCTTCTCAAATTGTGTTTTCAGAAACGATTTCTACTATTGAAGCGCTATATAATTTTAATGCATCTGCATTTACAAATGGAAATTTACAAAATAGTAAAACTGAAAATTTAGGATCTAGTAAAGTATTAGCTTTTGGAATGAAACAACAATTTACAAAAGAGGAGACTTTAGCTTGCTTTGGACAATATTATTTTAAGGATGTATTAGAAAATCCAAATGGTACTGATCATCAAAACATACGTAATTTTATGAATACAGGTTTTGAGGGAGTCTCTTTTGAAGATGAAGTTTTGACCAAGAAAAATTAA
- a CDS encoding sodium:alanine symporter family protein, which yields MYLSIDAFFSNISTGLGIVQLLFLVGGGLILFTYSRLIPFRYMGHAIAILRGKYDKHDSPGDLSHYEALSSAIAATVGMGNISGVAIAIAMGGPGAIFWMWVSAFVGMATKFFTCSLAIMYRGKDEEGNTKGGPMYVITEGLGKNWKGLSIFFALAGLIGTLPAFQANQLTQTLVDVFEVNKANEFTAKLILGISIAIIVATVIFGGIKRIGSVAGKLVPIMVVVYLLTVLTILVLKIEEVPSIFSLIFTDAFTGKSVLGGALGALIITGVKRAAFSNEAGLGTAPMMHGTAKTNEPIREGLVAMLGPAIDTLLVCTLTALAILASGIWKGFEGDGITMTLAAFNAVLPFNSGSIILTVCVLIFAFSTLFTYSFYGYSCLSYLTNAKIGKYYNYIYILVIIIASVIKLDFVINLMDSAYALMAIPTIISTLILAPKVKKAATIYFQKLKTNSF from the coding sequence ATGTATTTATCTATTGACGCTTTTTTTTCTAATATATCAACTGGACTTGGTATAGTCCAACTTTTATTTTTAGTTGGTGGAGGACTTATTTTATTTACATATTCTCGTCTTATTCCTTTTAGGTATATGGGACATGCTATTGCCATCTTAAGAGGTAAATACGACAAACATGACTCTCCTGGAGACTTATCACACTATGAAGCTTTATCATCTGCTATTGCAGCTACCGTAGGAATGGGAAATATAAGTGGTGTAGCCATTGCTATTGCCATGGGTGGTCCTGGAGCAATTTTTTGGATGTGGGTAAGTGCTTTTGTAGGAATGGCTACTAAATTTTTTACTTGTAGTTTAGCTATAATGTACAGGGGTAAAGATGAAGAAGGAAATACAAAAGGTGGGCCTATGTATGTAATTACAGAAGGGCTTGGTAAAAACTGGAAAGGACTTTCTATATTTTTTGCATTAGCAGGGCTTATAGGTACACTTCCTGCATTTCAAGCAAATCAACTTACACAAACATTAGTTGACGTTTTTGAAGTAAACAAAGCCAATGAATTTACTGCTAAGTTAATTTTAGGAATTTCAATAGCAATTATTGTTGCTACTGTTATTTTTGGAGGAATTAAACGTATTGGAAGTGTTGCTGGAAAATTAGTACCTATTATGGTAGTAGTATATTTATTAACAGTACTTACAATTTTAGTGTTAAAAATAGAAGAAGTTCCTTCTATATTTTCATTAATATTTACTGATGCATTCACAGGAAAATCCGTTTTAGGTGGTGCTTTAGGTGCATTAATAATTACAGGAGTAAAAAGAGCAGCTTTTTCAAATGAAGCTGGTTTAGGTACTGCGCCTATGATGCACGGAACTGCTAAAACAAACGAACCCATTAGAGAAGGTTTAGTAGCAATGTTGGGCCCAGCAATTGACACCTTATTAGTATGTACATTAACAGCTTTAGCCATATTAGCTTCAGGAATTTGGAAAGGTTTTGAAGGAGATGGAATTACTATGACCTTAGCCGCTTTTAATGCTGTATTACCTTTTAATTCAGGAAGTATTATTTTAACAGTTTGTGTATTAATTTTTGCGTTTTCAACCTTATTTACCTATTCATTTTATGGATACAGTTGTTTGAGCTACTTGACCAACGCTAAGATTGGAAAATACTATAATTATATTTACATACTAGTTATAATAATAGCATCAGTTATTAAGCTAGATTTCGTAATTAATTTAATGGACAGTGCTTATGCTTTAATGGCAATACCTACCATAATATCAACATTAATATTGGCTCCTAAAGTAAAAAAGGCAGCAACTATTTATTTTCAAAAATTAAAAACTAATTCATTTTAG
- a CDS encoding M50 family metallopeptidase, whose translation MTKQLNYIILATAIIVFLLLQLPYFTTIQYPFRLLGTWFHEMGHGLTAICTGGSFKYLEIYENGGGVAYFTLTNRFLPLNIGKAITAMGGLLGPAIAGALLIAGAKNARSATILLRLLTGMIILSLLVWIRSYWGVIVLGAFAIVFVGITFLKNKNIEVGTLLFLGLQSILSSYLQLNYLFTKQFKRGGQIQNSDTQAIAENTIGTYWMWAIIIILISFYLVVKSIRFYFRK comes from the coding sequence ATGACTAAACAACTTAATTATATTATACTAGCTACGGCCATAATTGTTTTTTTATTGTTACAGTTGCCCTATTTTACTACTATTCAATATCCTTTTAGATTACTGGGAACTTGGTTTCATGAAATGGGCCATGGACTTACTGCAATATGTACTGGAGGTAGTTTTAAATATTTAGAAATTTATGAAAATGGAGGAGGTGTAGCGTATTTTACATTAACTAACAGGTTTTTACCCTTAAATATAGGAAAGGCTATTACTGCAATGGGTGGTTTATTAGGTCCGGCAATAGCTGGAGCACTATTAATAGCTGGAGCAAAAAATGCAAGAAGTGCTACCATATTATTGCGATTATTAACAGGTATGATTATTCTTTCATTACTGGTATGGATTCGATCATATTGGGGAGTTATTGTATTAGGAGCTTTTGCTATTGTTTTTGTGGGAATAACATTTTTGAAAAACAAAAATATAGAAGTTGGAACATTACTGTTTTTAGGACTACAATCTATTTTGAGTAGTTACCTTCAATTAAACTATTTATTTACGAAACAGTTTAAAAGGGGAGGTCAAATTCAAAACTCAGACACACAAGCTATTGCAGAGAATACTATTGGTACATATTGGATGTGGGCTATAATTATAATACTTATTAGTTTTTATTTGGTGGTTAAAAGTATTCGATTCTATTTTAGAAAATAA
- a CDS encoding M28 family peptidase produces the protein MFKNLLLSTLFLFVFISCKKEKEVQLLNSSNYFDVLNKEFTGDLAFETTSFVEKYWRVVGNTGFNKSVYRIAEQLEKAGFVNEDKATKKDILTYRIEKRPLKKPTWESVNAIVEIEGENIPLLQHSTNRNMIALNSYSTPKEGVVAEVIYVKNLNTIKTFDVKGKIIFVETSPSRVFNEAIVKGGAVGVISYSNPKYLQPEKNTTSIQFRSIPLNEKIQSWGIAMSYEAKERLKAKLLKGKVSLKVTIATNIYPSEELTIIADIKGSVISKERLVFSAHIQEPGANDNATGVGVALEMATLTAKLIEEKRFEPNRTLTFLWGDEIVSTNRYVKEDSIRAKDIKWGISLDMVGEDTKKTGGTFLIEKMPDPSAIWTRGNDKHTEWGGFKMKLDQMKPHYLNDFLIDKFKEQGKRANWTVNTNPFEGGSDHVPFLKANIPSVLFWHFTDQFYHTDNDRIDKVSKTTLKNVGVTSLVSAYTLLNANNTTAKSILKTIENKAVSRLQQEQKLSEISLKKGDSLNTEIAIISAWNDWYFKTANTTLDIAKDSTELTKKIEETQKRINLISAEIIEKLKLTKMN, from the coding sequence ATGTTTAAAAATTTACTTTTAAGTACACTTTTTCTATTCGTTTTTATAAGTTGTAAGAAAGAAAAAGAAGTGCAACTTTTAAATTCTTCAAATTATTTTGATGTTCTAAATAAAGAGTTTACGGGTGATTTAGCCTTCGAAACTACTTCTTTTGTTGAAAAATATTGGAGAGTTGTTGGTAATACGGGGTTTAATAAAAGCGTATATAGAATAGCAGAACAATTAGAAAAAGCAGGGTTTGTAAATGAAGATAAAGCTACGAAAAAAGATATTTTAACCTATAGAATTGAAAAGAGACCTTTAAAAAAACCAACTTGGGAATCTGTAAATGCAATAGTTGAAATTGAAGGTGAAAACATTCCGCTTCTACAACATAGTACTAATAGAAATATGATTGCGTTAAATTCCTATAGTACTCCAAAAGAAGGTGTAGTTGCTGAAGTTATTTATGTAAAAAATTTGAATACAATCAAAACTTTTGATGTAAAAGGAAAAATTATTTTTGTAGAAACCAGTCCTTCCAGGGTTTTTAATGAGGCTATTGTAAAAGGAGGAGCTGTTGGTGTAATTTCGTATAGTAACCCTAAATATTTACAACCAGAAAAAAATACAACTTCTATTCAGTTTAGATCGATTCCGTTAAATGAAAAAATACAGTCATGGGGAATTGCTATGTCTTATGAAGCTAAAGAAAGATTAAAAGCTAAATTATTAAAAGGAAAAGTTTCTTTAAAAGTAACCATAGCAACTAATATTTATCCATCAGAAGAATTAACGATAATAGCAGATATCAAAGGAAGTGTTATTTCTAAAGAACGTTTAGTTTTTAGTGCACACATTCAAGAACCTGGAGCAAATGATAATGCCACAGGTGTTGGAGTTGCTTTGGAAATGGCTACGCTTACAGCAAAATTAATAGAAGAAAAAAGATTTGAACCCAATAGAACATTAACTTTTTTATGGGGTGATGAAATAGTTTCAACCAATAGGTATGTTAAAGAAGATAGTATTAGAGCTAAAGATATTAAATGGGGAATTTCATTAGACATGGTTGGTGAAGACACTAAAAAAACTGGAGGTACTTTTCTGATTGAAAAAATGCCTGACCCAAGTGCAATTTGGACAAGAGGTAATGATAAACATACAGAATGGGGTGGTTTTAAAATGAAACTTGATCAAATGAAACCTCATTATTTAAATGATTTTTTAATTGATAAATTTAAAGAGCAAGGTAAACGAGCTAATTGGACTGTTAATACAAATCCCTTTGAAGGAGGAAGTGATCATGTTCCTTTTTTAAAAGCAAACATACCTAGTGTACTATTTTGGCACTTTACTGATCAGTTTTATCATACAGATAATGATAGAATAGATAAAGTATCAAAAACGACCTTGAAAAATGTTGGAGTTACTTCGTTAGTTTCAGCGTATACCTTATTGAATGCTAATAATACTACAGCAAAATCCATTTTAAAAACTATTGAAAACAAGGCTGTTTCTAGACTTCAACAAGAACAAAAACTTAGCGAAATATCACTTAAAAAAGGAGATTCATTAAATACTGAAATAGCTATTATTTCTGCATGGAATGATTGGTATTTCAAAACAGCAAATACTACTTTAGATATAGCAAAAGACTCTACAGAGCTAACTAAAAAAATTGAAGAAACTCAAAAACGAATTAATTTAATATCTGCTGAAATTATTGAAAAACTAAAGCTAACTAAAATGAATTAG
- a CDS encoding AraC family transcriptional regulator has product MDHLSSINIIIGIALIVFIVFNKHNLGENLYAKLAIIGVISFFTFSAISDYIITEYATIRYSVFTFMAVVFSHLIGFFLFLFISAITGQINHIKKIIVITIGITILRLIIIYSLLEEFFRGFNVLGSEKQTESSFKLPVILANTDEFIMAAYNLTLTIIAYRTLKKAPLIVDLKSSKVLYYKWGKIILIFSIILYSIVFLDTILLSFNRENLHYILIGEKVLQSIFFIFLSVSMMYFPVFAYSGKYEDLSSLYKVDKEKYQGSTLTDSQALFKEIDLLVRNEKLYLDSELKMDKVSKKLSRPIPYISQAINENTQNSFPDYINSFRIEEAKKKLLIENPDTIFSIAIDIGFNNKTTFYNAFKKYTNMTPTQYKKHFKKE; this is encoded by the coding sequence ATGGATCATCTATCATCTATCAACATTATAATTGGAATAGCTTTAATTGTATTTATTGTTTTTAATAAACATAATTTAGGTGAAAACTTATACGCTAAACTAGCCATCATTGGAGTTATCAGTTTTTTCACTTTTTCTGCTATCTCTGATTATATTATCACTGAATATGCCACTATTCGTTATAGTGTATTTACATTTATGGCTGTTGTTTTCTCGCATTTAATAGGTTTTTTTTTATTCCTATTTATCTCGGCAATTACTGGTCAAATTAACCATATTAAAAAGATAATAGTTATTACTATTGGAATTACTATACTAAGATTAATTATCATCTATTCTTTGTTAGAAGAATTCTTTAGGGGATTCAATGTTTTAGGTTCTGAAAAACAAACTGAATCCAGTTTTAAACTCCCTGTAATACTTGCAAATACAGATGAATTTATAATGGCTGCTTACAATTTAACCTTAACTATTATAGCCTATAGAACTTTAAAAAAAGCACCTTTAATTGTCGATTTAAAATCTAGTAAAGTATTGTATTATAAATGGGGAAAGATTATACTAATTTTTTCAATTATTCTGTACTCAATTGTATTTTTAGATACGATACTTTTATCTTTTAACAGAGAGAATTTGCATTATATTTTAATTGGAGAAAAAGTACTGCAATCAATATTTTTTATTTTCTTAAGTGTATCGATGATGTATTTTCCAGTGTTTGCTTATTCTGGTAAGTATGAAGATTTGTCTTCTTTATATAAAGTTGATAAAGAAAAATATCAAGGATCTACTTTAACTGATTCACAAGCTCTTTTTAAAGAAATAGATTTGTTAGTTCGAAATGAGAAATTGTATTTGGATTCTGAATTAAAGATGGATAAAGTTTCTAAAAAACTATCAAGACCAATTCCATACATCTCTCAGGCTATTAATGAGAATACACAAAATAGTTTCCCTGACTATATAAATTCTTTTAGAATAGAGGAAGCCAAAAAGAAATTATTGATAGAAAATCCTGATACTATTTTTTCCATTGCTATAGATATAGGTTTTAACAATAAAACTACTTTTTACAATGCTTTTAAAAAGTATACTAATATGACACCCACTCAATATAAAAAGCACTTTAAAAAAGAATAA